A part of Pirellulaceae bacterium genomic DNA contains:
- a CDS encoding AAA family ATPase, which produces MTNTLEIIATYRSERFRFDNANSSVVVANVQLAPQSREIAKVVGIDDSYIAIKGEADDGELEKGITYRFLGHWKDYHNRRYGTVEKQFCFNSFVQHVAHDRKSLIEYLSHAGKDNGVGPRKAAMLVDQFGIDEVLDRCRQPLEVVSAIGVRQDQAERFSNYLIEQKAIESALLDLDSLLAGKGFPKSLPRKLIKEFGNRAAAIIADDPFALMQFHGVGFKKADNLWALLGKPLDDIHRLAMCLWYGMASDTTGSTWFPAKLAVQRLSREIGCEIDFRAAILHGKELAATSDHHYGAIASLRTDSNQQLRSDGQIMWLSEHRNDQREQAIVRSVVSAIAEPRKHALAVHRDEDCQSEYCQVESSRYSIWPYTGSIAKISEHQREQLSAAIGQDNSQIAILTGSPGTGKTYVVAQLLKTVLHYGRVGATDIVVGAPTGKAAVRLTEAFQQAGLPIVARTWHSHLFGLKDNAKLPCKLMISDESSMNDLELMARVFSARPNGAHTLLVGDPYQLPPVGVGAPFRDLIHSESIASGHLTQIERNGGEIVEICARIRDGHRWGDLLNVGNVLCHSAANPDMQIEHLETLVRQHDKWSAQVLVPVNEKSPVCRAILNQRLQRLLNSDGEPVRGTKFRVGDKIVCTKNGWYQVSGQLSQQIDQADISDRGEVRIANGELAEIVNFHPRGFVARLESPQRFIVVTVGKDSGKDAATDGEESTDSPDTSDSLSPGGIKWDLGYALSCHKAQGSEFSFVYIMIDEYPGARTICDASWVMTAISRAKQQCHLIGNAETAQRWCRTWKIGERKTFLKERIVEALISNQLEAI; this is translated from the coding sequence GTGACCAACACACTCGAAATCATTGCAACCTACCGCTCTGAGCGATTCCGCTTCGACAATGCCAATTCGTCAGTCGTGGTCGCTAACGTTCAACTAGCTCCGCAATCGCGAGAGATCGCCAAAGTTGTAGGAATCGATGATTCGTACATCGCGATCAAAGGCGAAGCTGACGACGGAGAGCTCGAGAAAGGGATTACCTATCGTTTTTTGGGCCACTGGAAGGATTACCACAATCGACGATACGGGACCGTTGAAAAGCAGTTCTGCTTTAATTCTTTCGTCCAGCACGTTGCCCATGACCGGAAATCGTTAATCGAGTATCTGTCTCACGCTGGCAAGGATAATGGCGTTGGGCCACGAAAGGCCGCTATGCTGGTTGACCAATTCGGCATTGATGAAGTCTTAGATCGATGCCGACAACCCCTGGAGGTTGTTTCCGCGATCGGCGTTAGGCAGGATCAGGCCGAGCGATTTTCAAATTATCTGATCGAGCAGAAAGCCATCGAGTCGGCACTGCTTGACTTAGATTCACTGCTGGCCGGTAAAGGCTTTCCGAAGTCACTACCACGCAAGCTGATCAAGGAGTTCGGCAATCGTGCTGCGGCCATCATCGCCGACGATCCGTTTGCTTTAATGCAGTTTCATGGGGTCGGTTTTAAGAAGGCTGACAACTTGTGGGCGCTACTTGGCAAGCCGCTTGACGACATTCACCGACTGGCCATGTGTCTGTGGTATGGCATGGCATCGGATACAACCGGCAGTACTTGGTTCCCGGCCAAATTGGCCGTGCAACGACTGTCGCGTGAGATCGGCTGTGAAATCGACTTCCGCGCTGCAATCCTTCATGGCAAGGAATTGGCAGCAACTTCCGATCATCATTACGGCGCTATCGCCAGTCTCCGTACGGATTCTAATCAGCAATTGCGGTCCGATGGTCAAATCATGTGGCTGTCTGAACATCGCAACGATCAACGCGAGCAGGCAATTGTCCGGTCGGTTGTCAGTGCCATCGCTGAACCGCGCAAACACGCCTTGGCAGTGCATCGCGACGAAGACTGCCAATCTGAGTATTGCCAGGTTGAATCGAGCAGATATTCAATTTGGCCTTACACTGGCAGCATAGCTAAAATTTCGGAGCATCAGCGAGAACAATTGTCCGCTGCCATCGGCCAGGACAATTCACAAATCGCCATTCTTACCGGCTCGCCAGGGACGGGCAAGACGTACGTAGTAGCTCAACTTCTCAAAACGGTCCTTCATTATGGTCGTGTTGGTGCTACCGACATTGTTGTAGGCGCCCCAACCGGCAAGGCTGCTGTTAGGTTAACTGAAGCTTTCCAGCAAGCTGGCCTACCAATTGTTGCCAGGACATGGCACTCACACCTGTTCGGACTGAAGGACAATGCCAAGCTGCCTTGTAAATTGATGATTTCGGACGAATCGTCAATGAACGATTTGGAATTGATGGCTCGCGTTTTCTCGGCTCGGCCAAATGGTGCTCATACTCTCTTGGTTGGCGACCCGTATCAATTACCGCCAGTGGGTGTTGGTGCTCCGTTTCGCGATTTGATCCATTCTGAGTCGATCGCCTCTGGTCACCTGACTCAGATTGAGCGCAATGGCGGCGAGATCGTCGAAATCTGCGCGCGAATCCGCGACGGCCATCGTTGGGGCGACCTGCTTAATGTCGGCAACGTGCTTTGCCATTCTGCGGCCAATCCCGACATGCAGATCGAACACTTGGAAACCCTGGTTCGCCAACATGACAAATGGTCTGCCCAAGTACTTGTGCCTGTCAACGAAAAAAGCCCGGTCTGTCGAGCAATCCTGAACCAGCGACTTCAGCGGCTACTGAACTCGGATGGCGAACCGGTGCGTGGCACAAAATTCCGCGTTGGCGACAAGATAGTTTGCACAAAAAACGGCTGGTACCAAGTCAGCGGCCAGCTCAGCCAGCAAATTGACCAGGCCGACATCAGCGATCGCGGTGAAGTCAGAATTGCTAACGGTGAATTGGCTGAAATTGTTAATTTTCATCCGCGAGGATTCGTAGCACGATTGGAGTCGCCGCAACGATTTATCGTCGTCACGGTGGGAAAGGATTCCGGCAAGGATGCCGCCACGGATGGCGAAGAATCGACCGATTCGCCTGACACGTCCGATTCACTATCCCCTGGCGGCATCAAGTGGGACTTGGGATACGCTCTCAGCTGCCACAAGGCTCAGGGAAGTGAATTCTCGTTCGTGTACATCATGATCGACGAATATCCAGGCGCTAGAACCATCTGTGATGCCAGTTGGGTCATGACTGCCATTAGTCGAGCCAAACAGCAGTGTCACTTAATTGGCAATGCCGAAACCGCTCAGCGCTGGTGTCGAACCTGGAAGATTGGCGAGCGAAAAACATTCCTCAAGGAGCGCATAGTTGAAG